Proteins encoded within one genomic window of Bacillus thuringiensis:
- a CDS encoding MarR family winged helix-turn-helix transcriptional regulator, with product MTRTYKEIINEMNRAYTEFYILLFQDLKDEYGLTGQQESMLFHINLNENTTANHIATTFNISKSAVSQVLSKLEKQKMISKQVNPNNKREYFLTLGPNGSKYMEQLSKLDDVLIEKYFSKIDINALEQMTDTLKKINKVILEEKQKDLDCNE from the coding sequence ATGACTAGAACGTATAAAGAAATAATTAATGAAATGAACCGAGCCTACACTGAATTTTACATTTTACTATTTCAAGATTTAAAGGACGAGTATGGTCTTACTGGACAGCAAGAGAGTATGTTATTTCATATTAATTTAAATGAAAACACGACAGCAAATCACATTGCGACTACTTTTAATATATCGAAAAGCGCTGTGAGCCAAGTTTTATCGAAATTGGAAAAGCAGAAGATGATTTCGAAACAAGTAAATCCTAATAATAAAAGGGAGTATTTCCTTACACTTGGTCCAAACGGTAGTAAGTATATGGAGCAGTTGTCTAAGTTAGATGATGTATTAATTGAGAAGTATTTTTCTAAAATCGATATAAATGCTTTAGAACAAATGACGGATACGTTAAAGAAAATAAATAAGGTGATATTGGAAGAAAAACAGAAGGATCTTGATTGTAATGAGTAA
- a CDS encoding HPP family protein, translating to MSNITAAKQKEASTISVRYFAKMKGKGRSPLQVNIKDSLTGLLGGFLTILTLTYLTSITSTELLMAPFGASCVLAFGVWNAPLSQPRNIIGGHLISTFIGLSIYHLFGNEYWTIALAVGMAIAVMMLTRTTHPPAGADPIIVILGANSWSYLVTPVLAGSVVIVVIALFINNMSSKRSYPTFWI from the coding sequence ATGAGTAATATAACAGCAGCTAAGCAGAAAGAGGCTTCAACAATAAGTGTACGATATTTCGCAAAAATGAAAGGGAAAGGAAGAAGTCCATTACAAGTAAATATAAAGGACTCTTTAACGGGATTATTAGGGGGATTTTTAACAATTCTCACCTTAACATATTTAACGAGTATAACGTCTACAGAATTACTAATGGCTCCATTTGGAGCGAGTTGTGTATTAGCGTTTGGAGTTTGGAATGCACCGTTATCCCAGCCACGTAATATTATTGGAGGACATTTGATTTCAACTTTTATTGGCCTATCAATCTATCATTTGTTTGGGAATGAATATTGGACGATAGCTTTAGCGGTGGGGATGGCAATAGCTGTTATGATGTTAACGAGAACAACACACCCTCCGGCAGGGGCCGATCCAATTATCGTTATTTTAGGAGCAAATAGTTGGAGTTATTTAGTAACACCGGTTTTAGCTGGTTCCGTTGTTATTGTAGTTATTGCTTTATTCATTAATAATATGAGTAGTAAAAGAAGCTATCCAACTTTTTGGATATAA
- a CDS encoding YmzC family protein, with translation MENTVTRELRNIRVCLIILILVIAFWDREKPVEITDHSSDPTLNISNMTQVGDNTFAYKDESNQIKIFKFNPDTNEIQLIKEFYASEY, from the coding sequence ATGGAGAATACTGTAACAAGAGAACTACGTAACATACGTGTATGCCTTATCATCTTGATCCTTGTCATTGCATTTTGGGATCGTGAGAAACCTGTAGAAATCACTGACCATAGTAGCGATCCTACCTTAAACATTAGCAATATGACCCAAGTTGGCGATAATACATTTGCCTATAAAGACGAATCTAATCAAATTAAAATATTTAAATTTAACCCAGATACAAATGAAATACAGCTAATAAAAGAGTTTTACGCTAGCGAATATTAA
- a CDS encoding permease, which yields MKELKRYRFFFVLLLGLFVLTFINQSLGWSALQLTGNSILDMLFLLPPVLLFVGLLDQWVKKETLMKYMGEKSGIYGILFSLLLGGIAAGPLYVAFPIAALLLKKGASIRYIVFFLGVWTTAKLPILVYEFSSFGATFTLIHIGFGLVFFYIMGLIFERFYNQGELLRYDVTEEM from the coding sequence ATGAAAGAACTAAAAAGATATCGCTTCTTTTTCGTCTTACTACTCGGGCTCTTTGTATTAACTTTTATAAATCAATCTTTAGGATGGAGCGCATTACAACTAACAGGGAATAGCATTTTAGATATGTTGTTTCTCCTCCCTCCTGTCTTACTATTTGTAGGGTTACTTGATCAGTGGGTGAAAAAAGAAACGCTCATGAAATATATGGGCGAAAAATCAGGAATCTATGGTATCTTGTTTTCTCTATTATTAGGAGGCATTGCAGCTGGTCCCCTCTACGTCGCCTTTCCAATCGCAGCACTACTCTTAAAAAAAGGTGCAAGCATTCGGTACATCGTATTTTTCTTAGGCGTTTGGACAACTGCGAAATTGCCAATTCTCGTGTATGAATTTTCTTCATTTGGAGCCACTTTTACACTCATTCATATTGGCTTCGGGCTAGTATTCTTCTATATTATGGGGCTTATTTTTGAGAGGTTTTATAATCAGGGCGAGTTGCTTCGGTATGATGTTACGGAGGAAATGTAG
- a CDS encoding ArsR/SmtB family transcription factor, translating into MEPSLIYKALSNETRCQILSWLKNPENHFDEKPYLEQGINFQIGVCVGDIQLKTGLAQSVISSYLLTMKKAGLLDSDRIGKWTYYRRNEETIRAFSEYVQNEL; encoded by the coding sequence ATGGAACCTTCATTAATTTATAAAGCATTGTCAAATGAAACAAGATGTCAAATTCTATCATGGTTAAAAAATCCAGAAAACCATTTCGACGAAAAACCTTATTTAGAACAAGGAATTAATTTTCAGATTGGAGTGTGTGTAGGAGATATCCAGCTTAAAACTGGCTTAGCCCAATCGGTTATTTCTAGTTATTTATTAACTATGAAAAAGGCAGGGCTACTTGACTCTGACCGAATTGGAAAATGGACATACTATCGTCGAAATGAAGAAACAATACGGGCGTTTTCTGAATACGTCCAAAATGAATTATAA
- a CDS encoding YjcZ family sporulation protein, whose amino-acid sequence MGYGGSCGGGCGFGGGFALLVVLFILLIIVGASCWGGGFGC is encoded by the coding sequence ATGGGCTATGGCGGTAGTTGTGGTGGAGGCTGCGGTTTCGGCGGCGGATTCGCTTTACTTGTTGTACTGTTTATTTTATTAATCATCGTTGGCGCTAGCTGTTGGGGCGGCGGATTCGGCTGCTAA
- a CDS encoding YjcZ family sporulation protein: MGFGGSCGGGCGFAGGFALLVVLFILLIIVGASCFC, encoded by the coding sequence ATGGGATTTGGTGGTAGTTGCGGCGGAGGCTGCGGTTTTGCTGGAGGATTTGCATTATTAGTTGTGTTATTCATTTTATTAATCATCGTTGGAGCTTCTTGCTTCTGCTAA
- the licT gene encoding BglG family transcription antiterminator LicT codes for MRIHKILNNNVVCTMKDNETEVVLMGRGLGFQKKVGDAIDESKIEKTFVLETRELSEKLARLLTEIPVENLEITERIIQFAKTVLPGTLSDYIYLTLTDHLSFALTRHKEGMDLKNTLLWEIKRFYQKEFEIGLQALNIIEEETGFRLSEDEAGSIALHFVNAQQGEPAMQQTVAMTKIVQDILNVVKYHYKMNLDENSFNYSRFVTHLRYFAQRLMQKELHSAEDDFLYEQVKSKYEEAYCCTEKIEAYLQKAHNSHLSKDEKVYLTLHIHRVTKRNELCN; via the coding sequence ATGAGAATCCATAAAATCTTAAATAACAATGTTGTTTGTACGATGAAGGATAATGAGACAGAAGTTGTACTTATGGGCAGAGGTTTGGGGTTTCAGAAAAAAGTAGGCGATGCGATTGATGAATCTAAGATAGAAAAGACCTTTGTGCTAGAAACAAGAGAATTATCAGAGAAACTTGCTAGGTTGCTAACTGAAATTCCTGTAGAAAATTTAGAGATTACAGAGAGAATTATTCAGTTTGCTAAGACAGTTTTGCCGGGAACTTTAAGTGATTATATTTATCTTACATTAACGGATCACTTAAGTTTCGCCTTAACTCGGCATAAAGAAGGAATGGATCTGAAAAATACTTTGCTTTGGGAGATTAAGAGGTTCTATCAGAAAGAGTTTGAAATTGGTCTACAAGCTTTGAACATAATTGAAGAGGAGACTGGCTTTAGACTTTCTGAAGATGAAGCAGGGTCAATTGCCTTGCATTTCGTGAATGCGCAGCAAGGAGAGCCGGCAATGCAGCAAACGGTGGCGATGACGAAAATCGTCCAAGATATTTTAAATGTTGTAAAGTACCACTATAAGATGAACTTAGATGAAAATTCATTTAATTATAGTCGGTTCGTAACGCATTTACGATACTTTGCCCAGCGTTTAATGCAGAAGGAACTGCATTCGGCAGAGGATGATTTTTTATACGAGCAAGTGAAAAGTAAGTATGAAGAGGCATATTGTTGTACAGAAAAAATTGAAGCATACTTACAAAAAGCACATAATAGTCATCTTTCAAAAGATGAAAAAGTGTACTTAACGTTGCACATTCATCGTGTAACGAAACGCAATGAATTATGTAATTGA
- a CDS encoding 6-phospho-beta-glucosidase, whose product MSKVNFPKGFLWGGATAANQVEGAYVEDGKGLTTVDLLPTGENRWDIMKGNIHSFTPVEGEFYPSHEAIDFYHRYKEDIALFAEMGFKALRVSIAWTRIFPNGDDEKPNEAGLQFYDNLFDELLKHGIEPVVTMAHFDVPVHLVEKYGSWRSRKLVNFFETYAKTIFNRYKDKVKYWMTFNEINMLLHLPFMGAGLAFKEGDNKKQIQYQAAHHQLVASALAVKACHEIIPDAKIGCMLAAGATYPYTCNPDDVLRAMEQDRESFFFIDVQARGAYPGYAKRFFTDNNVTIEMEREDEGILKEHTVDYIGFSYYSSRATSTDPEVLKSITSGNVFGSVENPYLEKSEWGWTIDPKGFRITANQLYDRYQKPLFVVENGLGAIDQLYGEDEVNDEYRIDYLQKHMIEMSEAIQDGVDIIGYTSWGPIDLVSASTGEMKKRYGYIYVDKDNEGKGSLKRSKKKSFDWYKEVIKTNGKSLES is encoded by the coding sequence ATGTCTAAAGTTAATTTTCCAAAAGGATTTTTATGGGGTGGAGCAACTGCAGCCAATCAAGTTGAAGGCGCTTATGTAGAAGACGGAAAAGGATTAACGACGGTTGATCTATTACCAACTGGTGAAAATCGTTGGGATATTATGAAAGGAAATATTCATTCTTTCACACCGGTAGAAGGAGAATTTTATCCGTCACATGAAGCGATTGATTTTTACCATCGCTATAAAGAAGATATCGCTCTTTTTGCAGAAATGGGATTTAAAGCGTTACGCGTATCTATTGCGTGGACACGTATTTTCCCAAATGGTGATGATGAAAAGCCAAATGAGGCAGGGTTACAGTTTTATGATAATTTGTTTGATGAACTGTTAAAGCACGGTATTGAACCAGTCGTTACGATGGCTCACTTTGATGTACCTGTTCATTTAGTAGAAAAGTATGGAAGCTGGAGAAGTAGAAAGCTTGTAAACTTCTTTGAGACGTATGCAAAAACGATTTTTAATAGATATAAAGATAAAGTGAAATATTGGATGACGTTTAATGAAATTAATATGCTTTTACATTTACCTTTCATGGGAGCAGGACTAGCGTTTAAAGAAGGGGATAATAAAAAACAAATTCAATATCAAGCAGCGCATCACCAACTTGTCGCAAGTGCGTTAGCTGTAAAAGCGTGTCATGAAATTATTCCAGATGCAAAAATCGGTTGTATGCTTGCTGCTGGTGCAACGTATCCATACACATGTAATCCAGACGACGTTCTGCGCGCGATGGAACAAGACCGTGAATCATTCTTCTTCATTGATGTACAAGCAAGAGGCGCATATCCTGGATACGCAAAACGCTTCTTTACAGATAATAATGTAACAATTGAAATGGAAAGAGAAGACGAGGGAATTTTAAAAGAGCATACGGTTGATTATATTGGATTTAGCTACTATTCAAGCCGAGCAACAAGTACAGATCCAGAAGTGTTAAAAAGCATAACGAGCGGGAATGTATTCGGTTCTGTTGAAAATCCATACCTTGAAAAATCAGAGTGGGGATGGACGATTGATCCGAAAGGCTTCCGTATTACAGCGAACCAACTTTACGATCGTTACCAAAAACCGTTATTTGTTGTTGAAAATGGCCTTGGTGCAATCGATCAATTATATGGTGAAGACGAAGTGAATGATGAATATCGTATTGATTACTTGCAAAAACATATGATTGAAATGTCCGAGGCCATCCAAGATGGAGTAGATATTATTGGATATACAAGCTGGGGCCCAATTGATCTTGTAAGTGCTTCTACTGGAGAAATGAAAAAACGTTACGGATATATATACGTTGATAAAGATAATGAAGGAAAAGGTTCATTAAAAAGATCGAAGAAGAAAAGCTTTGATTGGTATAAGGAAGTAATTAAGACGAATGGCAAGAGTTTGGAGTCTTAA
- a CDS encoding MFS transporter produces MKKVNPLLILTLAIGVFGIITTEMGIVGVLPQITQKFGISTAQAGFLVSIFALVVAISGPFLILLVSSINRKIILLTAIFVFVISNIIYAYTTQFEIMLIFRILPAALHPLFFSIALVTAAKLVPPEKSGQAVTKVFMGITVGFALGVPLTSYLADQFSLEIAFLFGALVNALAFIGILISLPSMPVKEKMSFGKQIRILGKPGLWLNILTVTFLFAAMFSVYSYFAEYLAKVTSMNGSLISIMLFIFGIVMILGNQLFGGLLQKSIVNTVISFPILYSIVYILVYYLGSYLVPMIFMVFIWGIIHAGGLIVGQTWLISEAKEAPEFGNSLFVSFSNLGITLGTTIGGWFISNLGIHQLIWSGFIFILLSFLLIIIKLKFFDSNNQASLSS; encoded by the coding sequence ATGAAAAAAGTAAATCCCTTACTTATTCTGACACTAGCAATAGGTGTGTTCGGAATTATTACTACCGAGATGGGTATTGTCGGTGTATTACCACAAATCACTCAGAAATTTGGTATTTCAACTGCTCAAGCAGGATTTTTAGTAAGTATATTCGCGCTAGTTGTTGCTATTTCTGGTCCGTTTTTAATTCTGCTCGTCTCTAGTATTAATCGCAAAATAATTTTATTAACAGCAATCTTTGTTTTTGTTATTTCAAATATAATCTACGCTTATACAACACAATTTGAAATCATGCTTATTTTTCGTATTTTACCAGCAGCTCTTCACCCACTCTTCTTTTCAATCGCTCTTGTAACTGCTGCTAAACTTGTCCCTCCTGAAAAAAGTGGTCAAGCAGTTACAAAAGTTTTTATGGGAATTACAGTTGGTTTTGCTCTAGGTGTACCATTAACCTCTTACCTTGCAGACCAGTTTTCACTAGAAATTGCTTTCTTATTCGGAGCGCTTGTTAACGCTCTTGCATTCATTGGAATATTAATCTCACTTCCTTCTATGCCTGTTAAAGAAAAAATGTCCTTTGGCAAACAAATTCGTATACTCGGAAAACCGGGATTATGGTTAAATATTTTAACCGTCACATTCCTTTTTGCGGCCATGTTTTCTGTATACAGCTACTTCGCCGAGTACCTTGCAAAAGTAACTTCTATGAATGGATCGCTCATCAGTATTATGCTATTTATATTTGGTATAGTTATGATTTTAGGCAATCAATTATTTGGTGGTCTCCTACAAAAAAGTATAGTAAATACAGTAATATCGTTCCCTATTTTATATTCTATTGTTTACATATTGGTTTATTATTTAGGTTCCTACCTTGTTCCAATGATTTTCATGGTATTCATTTGGGGAATCATACATGCCGGCGGATTAATTGTTGGTCAAACATGGTTAATAAGCGAAGCAAAAGAAGCACCCGAATTTGGTAATAGCCTATTCGTTTCATTCTCAAATCTCGGAATTACTTTAGGCACAACTATTGGAGGCTGGTTCATTTCAAACTTAGGTATTCACCAGCTTATTTGGAGTGGATTTATATTTATACTACTTTCATTTCTATTAATTATAATAAAACTAAAATTTTTCGATTCTAATAATCAAGCATCATTATCAAGTTAA
- a CDS encoding PadR family transcriptional regulator, with amino-acid sequence MKHTGRHTGAFLLLFLAEGDNYGGQLLQKCEEELPVNPIDSAILYRTLKKLENEGAIESYVSTDHQDKPRKMYKITPAGKEQLADFQMDIEEKMKNLSFFLDKYKDLKESDHD; translated from the coding sequence ATGAAACATACAGGAAGACATACAGGTGCATTTCTTTTATTATTTCTAGCCGAGGGAGATAACTATGGCGGGCAATTATTGCAAAAGTGTGAGGAAGAACTTCCAGTTAATCCAATCGATAGCGCCATTTTATATCGAACACTAAAAAAATTAGAAAACGAAGGCGCAATTGAATCTTATGTAAGTACAGATCATCAAGACAAACCGAGAAAGATGTACAAAATTACGCCTGCTGGAAAGGAACAATTGGCAGATTTTCAAATGGATATTGAAGAAAAAATGAAGAACTTATCCTTTTTCTTAGATAAATATAAAGACTTAAAGGAATCCGACCATGATTAA
- a CDS encoding beta-glucoside-specific PTS transporter subunit IIABC, producing the protein MKYEQLAKDILKNVGGRENINSVVHCVTRLRFQLKDEGKANTEVLKGMEDIVTVMKSGGQYQVVIGNHVSDVYKAVIAVGGFQETEEEDASEKKKSSLIDILSSIFTPILGVLAATGMIKGLNALFVALGWLSMQSGTYQILNAVGDSLFYFFPIFLGYTASKKFGGSPFIGMAIGGALVYPALSGLKATEPLYTLFAGTMFESPIHITFLGIPVILMNYASSVIPIILATYFGARVEQSLKKVIPDVVKTFLVPFFTLLIVVPITFLVIGPIATWAGQFLGQATLWVYNASPLVAGALLGAFWQVLVIFGLHWGVVPIGYNNLAVHGIDPILALIFAASFAQIGAVLGVWVKTKDKKLKTLSIPAFISGIFGVTEPAIYGITLPLKKPFIMSCIAGGIGGAILGVFGTQAYMTGGLGIFTLPTFISPKAGITAGFWGAIVSMVVSLLVGFILTYFFGFNKKQTSTETEETSNKIAASNDDEVIFSPFHGVVMPLQNIDDAAFASGALGEGVAIEPSEGNLFSPVSGTISALFPTNHAVGITADSGAEILIHIGMDTVKLNGEFFSSHIEQGARVEKGQLLIEFNIAEIQKAGYIVTTPVVVTNYDKYSIKKTEIEKIQAGHSLLMLGVK; encoded by the coding sequence ATGAAGTATGAACAATTAGCAAAAGACATACTGAAGAATGTTGGCGGGAGAGAAAATATAAATAGCGTTGTACATTGTGTCACTCGTTTACGATTTCAGTTGAAAGATGAGGGGAAAGCAAATACAGAAGTACTGAAAGGTATGGAAGATATTGTGACTGTAATGAAAAGCGGCGGACAATATCAAGTTGTAATTGGTAACCATGTATCCGACGTATATAAAGCAGTTATTGCTGTTGGAGGGTTTCAAGAAACAGAGGAAGAAGATGCGAGTGAGAAGAAAAAGAGTAGTCTTATAGATATTCTTTCTAGCATTTTCACTCCTATTTTAGGGGTGTTAGCTGCAACCGGGATGATTAAAGGATTGAATGCACTATTTGTAGCGTTAGGCTGGTTAAGTATGCAGTCAGGAACGTATCAAATATTAAATGCAGTTGGCGATTCGTTATTTTATTTCTTCCCAATCTTCTTAGGATATACAGCAAGTAAGAAATTCGGGGGATCACCATTCATTGGTATGGCAATTGGTGGAGCGTTAGTGTATCCAGCTTTATCAGGTTTAAAAGCAACTGAGCCATTATATACGCTATTTGCGGGGACGATGTTTGAATCTCCAATTCATATTACGTTTTTAGGAATACCAGTTATTTTAATGAACTACGCATCATCTGTTATTCCAATTATACTCGCTACTTATTTTGGAGCGAGAGTTGAACAGTCTTTAAAGAAAGTGATTCCGGATGTTGTGAAAACATTTTTAGTGCCATTTTTTACATTACTAATCGTCGTACCAATTACATTTCTCGTTATTGGCCCAATTGCGACGTGGGCAGGACAATTTTTAGGACAGGCGACGCTTTGGGTTTATAATGCAAGCCCATTAGTAGCGGGTGCTTTACTAGGTGCTTTCTGGCAAGTGCTTGTTATATTTGGTCTTCATTGGGGCGTTGTTCCGATTGGCTATAACAATTTAGCAGTGCACGGTATTGATCCAATATTAGCGCTTATATTTGCTGCTTCATTTGCTCAAATTGGTGCTGTGCTTGGTGTTTGGGTGAAAACGAAAGATAAGAAATTAAAAACACTTAGTATTCCAGCTTTTATTTCAGGTATTTTCGGCGTTACAGAGCCGGCGATTTATGGTATTACACTTCCTCTTAAAAAGCCGTTTATTATGAGCTGTATTGCTGGAGGAATTGGTGGCGCAATACTTGGCGTATTTGGTACACAAGCTTATATGACAGGTGGACTTGGTATATTTACGCTTCCGACATTTATTAGTCCGAAAGCTGGGATTACAGCTGGATTTTGGGGCGCAATTGTTTCGATGGTTGTTTCTTTACTAGTCGGTTTTATTCTTACTTACTTTTTCGGTTTTAATAAAAAGCAAACATCTACAGAAACAGAGGAAACAAGTAACAAAATTGCTGCATCAAACGATGATGAAGTAATCTTTAGTCCTTTCCATGGCGTCGTTATGCCGCTTCAAAATATTGACGATGCTGCATTTGCATCAGGTGCGTTAGGTGAAGGAGTTGCGATTGAGCCTTCAGAAGGAAATTTATTTTCACCGGTATCAGGTACGATTTCTGCGCTCTTCCCGACGAATCATGCAGTAGGAATTACGGCGGATTCAGGTGCTGAAATTTTAATCCATATTGGAATGGATACTGTGAAATTAAACGGCGAATTTTTCTCTTCTCATATTGAACAAGGAGCGAGAGTAGAAAAAGGACAATTACTTATTGAGTTTAATATAGCTGAAATTCAAAAGGCGGGTTATATTGTGACAACACCAGTTGTTGTTACAAATTATGATAAATATAGCATCAAAAAAACGGAAATAGAAAAGATTCAAGCAGGACATTCCTTACTAATGTTAGGAGTTAAATAG
- a CDS encoding CGNR zinc finger domain-containing protein — MQETKQFPLISGNLSLDLVNTELVRRGQRYDLLITDEDVLEWLHVIKVNLPFWNEKTLIGIQERMDQVTSSILEAREVLRKQFEAIADQHEISNDFITYLEKQIEKAPFTYKVIEQRLVPIPVGEIEDVLASLIAFDALTLIAENKLISLKRCSNPDCVLLFIDKSGKRKWCSMKICGNRKKVAKFQDRKCEEV; from the coding sequence ATGCAGGAAACAAAACAATTCCCGCTTATATCTGGAAATCTCTCATTAGATTTAGTGAATACAGAGTTAGTTAGGCGTGGACAACGTTATGATTTATTAATAACGGATGAAGATGTATTAGAATGGCTACATGTAATAAAGGTTAATCTGCCGTTTTGGAATGAAAAAACACTTATTGGAATTCAAGAGCGAATGGATCAAGTTACATCTAGCATATTAGAGGCGAGAGAGGTACTGAGAAAACAGTTTGAGGCAATTGCTGATCAGCACGAAATTTCTAATGATTTTATTACGTATTTAGAAAAACAAATTGAGAAGGCACCATTTACATATAAAGTAATTGAACAACGGCTAGTGCCTATCCCGGTGGGGGAAATTGAGGATGTACTTGCATCGTTAATTGCATTTGATGCTTTAACGTTAATAGCAGAAAATAAGCTTATTTCTCTTAAAAGGTGTTCAAACCCTGACTGTGTTTTATTATTTATAGATAAAAGCGGAAAACGAAAATGGTGTTCTATGAAAATATGTGGGAACCGGAAAAAGGTAGCAAAATTCCAGGATCGAAAATGTGAAGAGGTTTAG
- a CDS encoding MDR family MFS transporter yields MNMTTKSPASGKVDNSNMKHTPILIALLLGAMVALLNETLLGNALTVLMKEFDVTASTIQWLSTAYMLVVGVLVPITALLQQWLTTRQMFLIAMVTFLVGTLIAGFAPTFSILLIGRIVQAVATGLISPLLMNTILIICPPEKRGATMGLIALVMMAAPAIGPTLSGVIVDSLNWRWLFYIVIPIVIISIMIGMKYIQNVSELTRPKVDYPSILLSTLGFGGLVYSFSASGDLGWSDTKVYGTLIVGLISLCIFVVRQLKIENPILELRAFKVPMFTLSVGLIVIVMMSLFSTMTLLPMFLQTVLLVTAFKSGIIMLPGSIISAIMGPIAGKLFDKFSPKVIIVPGIVLVGIAMFLFKGITPDTSMVQIIVMHSVLMVGLMFVMTAQTYGLNQLTPDLYPHGTALFNTLQQVAGAIGTAIFISKMSSGTAKYMESSANPMDPVEKLNGLTSGFQGAFTLGLVFIIVAFIVSLFLKEEKKGVEVAGVLQNEN; encoded by the coding sequence ATGAATATGACAACTAAGAGCCCTGCAAGTGGCAAAGTTGATAATTCTAATATGAAACATACCCCCATTTTAATCGCATTACTTTTAGGGGCAATGGTTGCATTATTAAATGAAACGTTACTTGGTAATGCGTTAACTGTATTAATGAAAGAATTTGACGTAACAGCTTCAACGATTCAATGGCTTTCTACAGCATACATGTTGGTGGTTGGGGTTTTAGTTCCAATTACAGCGTTACTTCAGCAATGGCTTACAACGAGACAAATGTTTTTAATCGCTATGGTAACATTTTTAGTCGGTACATTAATTGCGGGATTCGCACCGACATTTTCCATTTTATTAATCGGTCGTATCGTCCAAGCAGTAGCGACAGGGTTGATTTCACCGTTATTAATGAATACGATTTTAATTATTTGTCCGCCTGAAAAACGTGGTGCCACAATGGGATTAATTGCACTTGTGATGATGGCAGCTCCAGCAATTGGTCCTACATTATCTGGAGTAATCGTCGACTCATTAAATTGGCGCTGGTTATTCTATATCGTTATTCCTATCGTAATCATTTCAATTATGATTGGGATGAAGTACATTCAAAATGTTTCAGAGTTAACAAGACCAAAAGTAGATTATCCATCTATCCTTTTATCGACATTAGGATTTGGCGGGCTTGTATATAGCTTTAGTGCATCAGGTGACTTAGGCTGGTCCGATACGAAAGTGTATGGCACTTTAATTGTCGGGCTTATCTCATTATGTATTTTTGTCGTTCGACAATTAAAAATTGAGAATCCAATTTTAGAATTACGCGCATTTAAAGTTCCGATGTTTACATTATCAGTTGGATTAATCGTCATTGTGATGATGTCGTTATTTTCAACGATGACTTTATTACCGATGTTCTTGCAAACAGTTTTACTCGTTACAGCTTTTAAATCAGGAATTATCATGCTTCCGGGAAGTATTATTAGCGCTATAATGGGACCAATCGCAGGTAAACTATTTGATAAATTTAGTCCGAAAGTTATTATCGTTCCCGGCATTGTGTTAGTAGGGATTGCGATGTTCTTATTTAAAGGCATTACGCCTGACACATCAATGGTACAAATTATTGTCATGCATAGCGTATTAATGGTTGGACTCATGTTTGTCATGACAGCACAAACATATGGTTTAAATCAATTGACACCAGATTTATATCCGCACGGAACAGCACTGTTTAATACACTGCAACAAGTAGCTGGCGCAATTGGTACGGCTATCTTTATTTCAAAAATGTCTTCAGGAACAGCTAAGTATATGGAAAGCTCCGCAAACCCAATGGACCCAGTAGAGAAGTTAAACGGTTTAACGTCAGGGTTCCAAGGTGCATTTACATTAGGGTTAGTCTTTATCATTGTTGCATTTATCGTATCGCTGTTTTTAAAAGAGGAGAAAAAGGGAGTAGAAGTAGCAGGGGTTTTACAGAACGAAAATTAA